In Xiphophorus maculatus strain JP 163 A chromosome 15, X_maculatus-5.0-male, whole genome shotgun sequence, the following are encoded in one genomic region:
- the ccdc167 gene encoding coiled-coil domain-containing protein 167 isoform X2, whose amino-acid sequence MAKMKDKKRENIDRLEERRERCQDNLERAEFKSRKARLSEQDRQELENEMAVINERVQKLDKELAMLRGENRRNMVLSVALLTISALFYYVFFYNEDET is encoded by the exons ATGGCTAAAATGAAAGACAAGAAACGAGAAAAT ATTGACCGTCTGGAGGAAAGACGGGAGCGTTGCCAGGACAACCTGGAGAGGGCGGAGTTTAAAAGCAGGAAGGCGAGGCTGTCCGAGCAGGACAG ACAAGAACTGGAAAACGAAATGGCAGTAATAAATGAGAGGGTGCAAAAGCTAG ATAAAGAGCTTGCGATGTTGAGAGGAGAGAACCGAAGGAACATGGTGCTGTCAGTGGCCCTGCTTACGATCAGTGCTCTCTTCTACTACGTCTTTTTCTACAATGAGGATGAGACATGA
- the ccdc167 gene encoding coiled-coil domain-containing protein 167 isoform X1, protein MAKMKDKKRENVSIASEIDRLEERRERCQDNLERAEFKSRKARLSEQDRQELENEMAVINERVQKLDKELAMLRGENRRNMVLSVALLTISALFYYVFFYNEDET, encoded by the exons ATGGCTAAAATGAAAGACAAGAAACGAGAAAATGTAAGCATCGCTTCCGAG ATTGACCGTCTGGAGGAAAGACGGGAGCGTTGCCAGGACAACCTGGAGAGGGCGGAGTTTAAAAGCAGGAAGGCGAGGCTGTCCGAGCAGGACAG ACAAGAACTGGAAAACGAAATGGCAGTAATAAATGAGAGGGTGCAAAAGCTAG ATAAAGAGCTTGCGATGTTGAGAGGAGAGAACCGAAGGAACATGGTGCTGTCAGTGGCCCTGCTTACGATCAGTGCTCTCTTCTACTACGTCTTTTTCTACAATGAGGATGAGACATGA